A part of Oceaniferula flava genomic DNA contains:
- a CDS encoding thermonuclease family protein: MAKKKKKTVLSTVISMVIIAAVIWMKYQETTDANIREGKVRDKSVEITVPAEQSDTSLTNLLSVVQLSSTQFEVLKNCSLIDHRGNDGDSFHVKTAKGEEEVRLYFVDAPESAARTYGGGENNYERIAQQGAAMGGLDQKQTTQVGVEAKLFAKKLLKARPFTIVTKREKVYRSHRIYAYVIVEWEGEKRYLHELLVAHGLGRIHTKPMTMPDNTSGSRQRDRLKTIENYAKSKDYGAWGAH; the protein is encoded by the coding sequence ATGGCGAAGAAGAAAAAAAAGACAGTTCTGAGCACCGTCATCAGCATGGTGATTATCGCGGCGGTGATCTGGATGAAATACCAGGAAACGACCGACGCCAATATCCGCGAGGGCAAGGTCAGGGATAAGTCCGTAGAAATTACGGTTCCAGCCGAGCAGTCTGATACGTCGCTTACAAACTTGCTCAGCGTGGTGCAGCTCTCGTCGACTCAATTTGAGGTCTTGAAAAATTGTTCTCTAATCGATCACCGAGGCAATGACGGTGATAGTTTTCACGTGAAAACTGCCAAAGGTGAAGAGGAGGTTCGGCTGTATTTTGTGGATGCTCCGGAAAGTGCCGCCCGAACCTACGGCGGCGGGGAGAACAATTACGAACGGATCGCCCAGCAGGGAGCGGCCATGGGGGGACTGGACCAGAAGCAAACCACCCAGGTGGGTGTGGAGGCCAAGTTGTTCGCCAAAAAACTGCTCAAAGCCCGTCCTTTTACTATCGTGACTAAGCGTGAAAAAGTCTATCGATCCCACCGGATCTACGCCTATGTCATTGTTGAGTGGGAGGGTGAAAAACGTTATCTGCATGAACTGCTGGTGGCCCACGGACTGGGGCGGATCCATACCAAGCCGATGACCATGCCCGACAATACCTCCGGCTCGCGCCAACGTGATCGCTTGAAAACGATTGAGAACTATGCCAAGTCGAAAGACTACGGAGCGTGGGGCGCCCATTAA
- a CDS encoding undecaprenyl-diphosphate phosphatase, which yields MEIWKAIIVGVVQGLAEFLPISSSGHIVLTQFLLGMRPFPEGGEGDIVFEVILHLGTLMSVLVYFWRRLWNMTRSLWTKDLEEERRWIWLLGLATLPAVVLVITPINFVTNAETGDREKVTLGDIFERAYDNPVVVSCLLLVTGALLLAPKVIRIKQRQLGWKGALAMGIGQAIAILPGISRSGSSITAGLIAGVDAKKAAEFSFLMSIPAIAGAVVFKLDEFKEKFTSDTMVPYLAGAISAFVVGILAVALVMTAIRRGKFQYFAYYCFAAGISGILYFSLAG from the coding sequence ATGGAAATCTGGAAGGCAATTATCGTGGGCGTCGTGCAGGGGCTGGCTGAGTTTTTACCCATCTCCTCGTCCGGACATATCGTCTTGACCCAATTTTTACTGGGAATGCGCCCTTTTCCAGAGGGTGGCGAAGGTGATATCGTGTTTGAGGTTATCCTGCACTTGGGAACGCTGATGAGCGTGTTGGTGTATTTTTGGCGTCGACTGTGGAATATGACCCGCTCGCTCTGGACCAAGGACCTGGAAGAAGAGCGTCGCTGGATCTGGCTGCTAGGTCTGGCCACTTTGCCTGCTGTGGTGTTGGTCATTACGCCCATCAATTTCGTGACCAATGCTGAAACAGGCGACCGAGAAAAGGTCACTCTCGGCGATATTTTCGAACGTGCTTACGATAATCCAGTGGTGGTTTCCTGTCTTCTGCTTGTTACGGGTGCACTTCTGCTGGCTCCGAAAGTAATCCGAATCAAACAACGTCAGCTTGGTTGGAAAGGGGCTCTTGCCATGGGGATTGGCCAGGCAATTGCAATTCTGCCCGGCATTTCACGCAGTGGCTCATCGATCACTGCCGGATTAATAGCAGGGGTTGACGCCAAGAAAGCGGCGGAGTTTTCCTTTCTGATGTCAATTCCAGCTATTGCAGGGGCCGTGGTCTTTAAATTGGATGAGTTCAAAGAGAAGTTCACCAGCGATACCATGGTGCCGTATCTGGCAGGAGCGATCAGTGCTTTTGTGGTCGGAATTCTGGCCGTGGCGTTGGTAATGACCGCGATCAGGCGCGGTAAATTCCAGTATTTCGCCTACTACTGCTTCGCGGCTGGTATTTCCGGCATTCTTTATTTCTCGCTGGCCGGTTAG
- the hisF gene encoding imidazole glycerol phosphate synthase subunit HisF, translating to MLAKRIIPCLDVTDGRVVKGTNFVDLRDAGDPVECAVAYNDQEADELVFLDITASSDERKTMVDVVRRTAEKCFIPLTVGGGIRSVEDMREMLLAGADKVGINTAAVTRPELINEGATAFGNQCIVVAIDAKREGPGKWGVYTHGGRNPVGLDAVEWAKECASRGAGEILLTSMDSDGTKAGYDIELTRAVSEAVNIPVIASGGAGNLQHMVDVLKDGKADAVLAASIFHFGEHTVAEAKELFAEQDIPVRR from the coding sequence ATGTTAGCTAAAAGAATCATTCCCTGTCTTGATGTCACCGATGGCCGCGTGGTCAAGGGCACCAATTTTGTCGATCTCCGCGATGCTGGCGATCCTGTCGAGTGCGCTGTGGCCTATAACGATCAGGAGGCGGACGAACTGGTATTTCTCGATATCACCGCCTCATCGGACGAGCGCAAGACCATGGTTGATGTGGTCCGCCGCACCGCCGAGAAATGCTTCATCCCGCTCACCGTGGGGGGAGGAATTCGCAGCGTGGAAGACATGCGTGAAATGCTTTTGGCTGGGGCTGATAAAGTGGGTATCAACACCGCAGCGGTGACCCGACCCGAACTGATCAATGAAGGCGCCACCGCTTTTGGGAACCAGTGCATTGTCGTTGCTATCGATGCCAAACGAGAGGGCCCTGGAAAATGGGGAGTCTACACCCATGGAGGCCGTAATCCGGTGGGACTGGATGCCGTCGAATGGGCCAAGGAATGCGCCAGCCGCGGTGCCGGGGAGATTCTGCTCACCAGCATGGATTCTGATGGCACTAAGGCAGGTTACGATATTGAACTGACCCGTGCGGTCAGCGAAGCGGTGAATATTCCGGTGATTGCCTCCGGCGGGGCAGGGAACCTGCAGCACATGGTGGACGTCTTGAAGGATGGCAAAGCGGATGCCGTGCTGGCTGCCAGTATTTTCCACTTTGGGGAACACACCGTCGCTGAAGCCAAAGAACTTTTTGCCGAGCAAGACATCCCCGTTAGGCGTTAA
- a CDS encoding phosphatidate cytidylyltransferase → MSSPSEAKKSKAQVFAARLFSTLILWALVTAVFVSDQAWAFLAVLSLLGLFSVREYFQMTRKGGMPSQPRWGLLVSSSYLIYVAVRLGMQGPAALDGLLETDIAFVMLIVTGGFMCQLRRSVDGKNTVTEVAITTLGFVYVAVLYSFLARLLFLPEPLADGARVPGAWLLLWLIAVTKFTDMGAYITGSLIGKHKMIPHISPGKTWQGFGGALIFSQLAGCGLYAIMPAELAILGGWGWVVLLSLVLSLLAVVGDLAESVLKRSIGVKDSGNTLPGIGGALDLIDSLCFTAPVLYFFLRWMPV, encoded by the coding sequence ATGAGTTCTCCTTCCGAAGCTAAAAAATCCAAGGCTCAGGTGTTTGCCGCCAGATTGTTCAGCACCCTGATTTTGTGGGCGCTGGTGACCGCTGTGTTCGTGAGCGACCAGGCTTGGGCCTTCCTCGCCGTTCTTTCCCTGCTCGGCCTGTTTAGCGTCCGCGAGTATTTTCAAATGACCCGCAAAGGCGGTATGCCATCGCAGCCGCGCTGGGGGCTGCTGGTCAGTTCTTCCTATTTGATCTATGTGGCAGTGAGGCTGGGGATGCAAGGACCTGCGGCCTTGGACGGATTGCTGGAAACGGACATCGCCTTTGTCATGCTCATCGTCACCGGCGGCTTCATGTGTCAGCTACGGCGCTCGGTGGACGGCAAGAATACCGTGACCGAGGTGGCCATTACGACCTTGGGGTTCGTTTACGTTGCGGTGCTCTACAGTTTTCTCGCTCGCTTGTTATTCCTTCCCGAGCCACTGGCTGATGGGGCCCGGGTGCCCGGCGCTTGGCTACTGCTCTGGCTGATTGCGGTCACCAAATTCACCGATATGGGAGCCTACATCACCGGCTCATTGATCGGAAAACACAAGATGATCCCACACATCAGCCCGGGGAAAACCTGGCAGGGCTTCGGTGGTGCTCTGATTTTTTCCCAGCTCGCGGGCTGCGGACTCTACGCCATCATGCCAGCTGAGTTGGCCATCCTCGGTGGCTGGGGCTGGGTGGTGCTGCTGAGCCTGGTGCTCTCGCTCTTGGCCGTGGTGGGTGATCTCGCGGAATCTGTTCTCAAACGAAGCATCGGGGTGAAGGATTCGGGCAACACCCTGCCGGGGATTGGCGGTGCGCTCGACCTCATCGATAGCCTCTGCTTCACCGCGCCGGTGCTGTATTTCTTCCTTCGTTGGATGCCCGTGTAA
- the mgtE gene encoding magnesium transporter, which yields MPEERTMDIENLVGSIADFNAEKFAQAAEELHYADLANVFEDLDDQGREFFTKNIDTARFSEVLAELPDTLIEETLERFPIAQQREILGQLVDDDRADILQDVSTSAQQRYLALLQPEEMEETRSLMRYHEETAGGRMTTKVARITQNMSVKEALDTLREEQDSAESLARIYVVDERGHLLGKVRLRDLAFSTWDTRVSSIMEEVDITILATADQEEAAQIFSKYDMTLLPVVNEYEYLLGVITHDDVLEILEEESTEDIEKMSGIAGEQSEETYLNTALSTHFKRRFPWLLILAMLAISSGYVMLRFEDVLSSIYLLALYLPMVVAAGGNTGGQAAAMVIRAMSLGELEAGTTRKVLSKEVCLGAMLGSVMGLCIAIVTMFILPLFNPQLPVGVTIASFSLAVSLALALQITSSTLSGALLPIGARAIKLDPAVVAAPAITTLVDISGMLIYFTAARAILHIT from the coding sequence ATGCCCGAAGAGAGGACCATGGATATCGAGAACCTCGTTGGCTCGATCGCCGATTTTAACGCAGAGAAATTCGCCCAAGCGGCGGAGGAGCTGCACTATGCGGATCTGGCCAATGTTTTTGAGGATCTCGACGACCAAGGGCGCGAGTTTTTCACCAAAAACATTGATACTGCGCGCTTCTCAGAGGTGCTCGCGGAACTGCCGGATACCCTGATCGAGGAGACTCTGGAGCGCTTCCCCATCGCGCAACAGCGGGAAATCCTCGGACAGCTGGTCGATGATGACCGCGCCGATATCCTGCAGGACGTCAGCACCTCTGCCCAGCAACGCTACCTAGCCCTGCTGCAACCGGAAGAGATGGAGGAAACGCGCAGCCTGATGCGCTACCACGAGGAAACCGCCGGTGGCCGCATGACCACCAAGGTGGCCCGCATCACCCAGAACATGTCGGTGAAGGAGGCCCTCGACACTCTCCGTGAAGAGCAGGATTCGGCCGAGTCCTTAGCGCGCATTTATGTGGTCGATGAGCGTGGCCACCTACTTGGCAAAGTTCGCCTCAGAGACCTCGCATTCAGCACCTGGGACACCCGCGTTTCCAGCATCATGGAGGAGGTGGACATCACCATTCTCGCCACCGCAGACCAGGAGGAAGCCGCCCAGATCTTCTCCAAATACGACATGACCCTGCTGCCAGTGGTCAACGAGTATGAATACCTGTTAGGGGTGATCACCCACGATGATGTCCTTGAAATTCTGGAAGAGGAATCGACCGAGGATATCGAGAAGATGTCTGGTATCGCCGGTGAGCAATCGGAGGAAACCTACCTCAACACCGCACTCTCCACCCACTTTAAGCGGCGTTTCCCATGGTTGCTCATCCTGGCAATGCTGGCCATCTCATCCGGCTACGTGATGCTTCGCTTTGAGGATGTGCTCAGCAGCATTTACCTTCTGGCACTTTACCTGCCGATGGTGGTCGCCGCCGGGGGTAATACCGGGGGGCAAGCGGCCGCGATGGTTATCCGTGCCATGTCTCTGGGTGAACTGGAAGCAGGAACCACCCGCAAGGTGCTTTCCAAGGAAGTCTGCCTCGGTGCCATGTTAGGATCGGTGATGGGGCTGTGCATTGCCATCGTCACCATGTTCATCCTTCCCCTGTTCAACCCTCAGCTTCCAGTCGGCGTCACCATCGCCTCCTTCAGCTTGGCAGTTTCGCTAGCCCTGGCCTTGCAAATCACCAGCTCCACCCTCTCCGGCGCCCTGTTACCCATCGGCGCCCGGGCCATCAAGTTGGACCCTGCCGTGGTGGCCGCCCCGGCGATCACCACCCTGGTGGATATTTCCGGCATGCTAATCTACTTCACTGCCGCCCGCGCGATCCTGCACATCACCTAA
- a CDS encoding MGDG synthase family glycosyltransferase gives MSSSKADILILTAGFGDGHNSAARNLSIALEKQCPVLCTDPCALGAPWINERLRSFYRGVTTHAPWLWRRIYLSTERQDFSKERLPMMRKPEMMLRDLIQEHQPKAIVSSYPLYPYFLQRIFANGTPKVPVFTVVTDSIEINAAWRKAPTDYWLVTDSRTRDSLIRQGLPETQLVETGFPVNPHFADLAPVSADDSLQPFRVLYFPTAKKPHVRRVAREILDAGHDNVELTIVLGRNVRKLYSRAKEIKDSYPGRVRIKGWTKRVPELLTSHHLVVGKAGGATVHESLAAACPMLIHHLVPGQEEGNLNLLRHLNGGHLADTPGSLSAHIREMLSDNACGWRTMKRSLARHARPNAAQTAANFILSHCS, from the coding sequence GTGAGCAGCAGCAAGGCCGACATATTAATACTAACCGCTGGATTTGGCGATGGCCACAACAGCGCCGCCAGAAACCTGTCGATTGCTCTGGAAAAACAATGCCCGGTCCTGTGCACCGACCCCTGCGCGCTGGGAGCCCCGTGGATCAATGAGCGACTGCGTAGTTTTTACCGTGGTGTCACCACCCACGCCCCCTGGCTGTGGCGTCGGATTTACCTCTCCACCGAACGTCAGGATTTCTCCAAAGAACGCCTGCCGATGATGCGCAAACCCGAGATGATGCTGCGCGACCTGATCCAGGAGCACCAGCCCAAGGCCATCGTCAGCAGCTACCCGCTTTACCCTTATTTTTTACAACGCATCTTCGCCAACGGCACCCCCAAGGTCCCGGTGTTCACCGTGGTGACCGATTCCATCGAAATCAATGCCGCCTGGCGAAAAGCGCCCACTGACTACTGGCTGGTGACAGACAGCCGCACCCGGGACTCGTTGATTCGTCAAGGTCTGCCAGAAACCCAACTGGTGGAAACCGGCTTCCCGGTGAATCCGCACTTTGCCGATCTGGCTCCGGTCTCGGCAGACGACTCGCTGCAGCCATTCCGGGTGCTCTATTTCCCCACGGCCAAAAAACCACACGTCCGGCGCGTGGCCCGCGAGATCCTGGACGCCGGCCACGACAATGTGGAGCTCACCATTGTGTTAGGTCGCAATGTGCGCAAACTTTACAGTCGGGCGAAGGAAATCAAGGACAGCTACCCGGGCCGGGTGCGTATCAAAGGCTGGACCAAGCGGGTGCCGGAGCTGCTGACCTCGCATCATTTGGTGGTTGGAAAAGCCGGAGGCGCCACGGTGCACGAATCCCTGGCGGCCGCCTGCCCCATGCTCATTCACCACCTGGTGCCGGGTCAGGAAGAAGGTAATCTAAACCTGCTGCGACACCTCAACGGTGGTCACCTGGCCGACACCCCAGGCTCGCTCTCCGCCCACATTCGCGAAATGCTCAGTGACAACGCCTGCGGCTGGCGGACGATGAAACGGAGCCTCGCACGACACGCCCGACCGAATGCCGCCCAGACGGCTGCCAATTTCATCCTCAGCCACTGCTCGTAA
- a CDS encoding 1-deoxy-D-xylulose-5-phosphate reductoisomerase, translating to MPKRKVVLLGSTGSIGTSTLKVAADLPDRLEIVALAANSSVQDLAAQARETGVKHVALYDRSKEAELRAALPDDVTIHLGAEGLLEVSTLAEADMVLVAIVGTAGLQPALAAIEAGKDLAVASKEILVMAGELVMGAAERQGVNVLPVDSEHNAIFQCLNGHQGGEREVSRLILTASGGPFRQTPAEELQDVTLAQALKHPTWDMGRKITIDSSTLFNKGLEMIEARWLFGIEMERIDVIVHPQSIVHSMVEYVDGSVLAQLSNTDMCFPIQYAVTWPDRVPGGLKPLDFAKLAKLEFEAPRYDDFPALNLARRAGQQGGTLPAVYNAANEVAVDAFCDGKIGYTDIARVVAQVMDAHEVQHAGDLDTLIAADSAAREAASAICDA from the coding sequence ATGCCGAAACGTAAAGTAGTCTTGTTAGGATCCACCGGGTCGATTGGAACCAGCACCCTGAAGGTGGCCGCAGATCTACCGGATCGATTGGAAATCGTTGCCCTGGCGGCGAACTCCAGCGTGCAGGACTTGGCGGCGCAAGCCCGTGAAACCGGGGTGAAGCATGTGGCGCTGTATGATCGCTCGAAGGAAGCCGAACTCCGTGCCGCACTGCCCGATGACGTGACCATTCACTTGGGGGCGGAAGGTTTGTTAGAGGTTTCGACGCTGGCGGAGGCTGACATGGTGCTGGTCGCCATCGTAGGCACCGCCGGACTTCAGCCGGCACTCGCGGCAATCGAGGCCGGAAAAGATCTCGCCGTGGCCAGCAAGGAAATCCTCGTCATGGCTGGCGAGCTAGTGATGGGCGCTGCCGAGCGCCAAGGGGTGAACGTGCTGCCTGTCGACAGTGAGCACAATGCGATTTTCCAATGCCTAAATGGTCACCAAGGTGGCGAACGTGAAGTTTCCCGCCTCATTCTGACTGCTTCCGGTGGACCGTTTCGGCAAACGCCCGCGGAGGAGCTGCAAGATGTCACTCTCGCCCAGGCGCTGAAACATCCCACCTGGGACATGGGTCGCAAGATCACCATCGATTCCTCGACCTTGTTTAACAAAGGTCTGGAAATGATCGAGGCACGCTGGCTCTTTGGGATCGAGATGGAACGGATCGATGTCATCGTGCATCCACAGAGCATCGTGCACTCGATGGTGGAATACGTCGATGGCAGCGTCTTGGCCCAGCTGAGCAATACCGACATGTGTTTCCCGATTCAGTATGCCGTCACATGGCCGGATCGGGTGCCAGGCGGACTGAAACCACTCGATTTTGCCAAGCTTGCGAAGTTGGAGTTCGAGGCCCCTCGCTACGATGATTTCCCGGCACTCAACTTGGCGCGCCGTGCCGGCCAGCAGGGGGGAACCTTGCCGGCTGTCTACAATGCTGCCAACGAGGTGGCGGTGGATGCTTTCTGCGATGGCAAGATCGGCTACACCGACATTGCTCGGGTCGTGGCACAGGTCATGGATGCCCACGAGGTGCAGCACGCCGGTGATTTGGACACTCTGATCGCGGCTGATTCCGCTGCCCGGGAAGCGGCTAGCGCAATTTGCGACGCGTGA
- a CDS encoding N-acetylmuramoyl-L-alanine amidase-like domain-containing protein: MHSRMVKVAKELEGLPYKSYTLEIDNHIESPSVDFTGMDCWTFFEACLGFSRMLETPKSRYTPQDLLRQIEWTRYRGGRCNGNYLDRIHYLAEWYQDNHRRGNIFDLTKRFPTQKMNNKCQEMTILWKSYRYLKHNPQLRRGMAAHEARLTKMPVHMVPKHKVAGIEQHLQNGDIIGIASHHDGGYCSHVGIVIKDAQGRSRFMHASTTYKKIVIDSTVSGYLHKFKKHAGILIARPR, translated from the coding sequence ATGCACTCTCGGATGGTCAAGGTGGCGAAGGAGCTGGAAGGGCTGCCCTATAAGAGTTACACGCTGGAAATTGACAACCACATCGAAAGTCCGTCGGTAGACTTCACAGGCATGGACTGCTGGACATTTTTTGAAGCCTGCCTGGGGTTCAGTCGGATGCTGGAGACCCCCAAGAGCCGCTACACGCCCCAAGATTTACTGCGCCAAATCGAGTGGACACGCTACCGCGGTGGCCGCTGCAACGGCAACTACCTCGATCGCATCCACTACCTCGCGGAGTGGTATCAAGACAACCATCGCCGGGGCAATATTTTCGATCTGACAAAGCGTTTTCCTACGCAGAAAATGAACAACAAGTGCCAGGAAATGACTATTTTGTGGAAAAGCTACCGCTACTTGAAGCACAACCCGCAGCTCAGACGAGGTATGGCTGCCCACGAGGCCCGCTTGACCAAGATGCCGGTTCACATGGTTCCCAAGCACAAGGTAGCGGGCATTGAGCAGCACCTGCAAAATGGCGACATCATTGGCATCGCCAGCCACCACGACGGAGGCTACTGCTCACACGTAGGCATCGTCATCAAGGACGCCCAAGGACGGTCCAGGTTCATGCATGCTTCCACGACCTATAAAAAAATCGTGATCGATAGCACCGTGTCCGGCTATTTGCACAAATTTAAAAAACACGCCGGCATTTTAATCGCCAGACCACGCTAG
- a CDS encoding HAD family hydrolase, with protein MDFLFDIGNVIIGVDFQPALSKLIPAEVSDPESRFNALIERKDDFEAGRIEPDEYFTWAAEKLGFQGTQEAFLSAWLDIFEPNTIMWSTIEKLHADGHRLILFSNINNPHKDHLIQNHPIFEKFEGGVFSYQTGHIKPEPEIYQLTIDQWQLVPEQTAYIDDLPANIAAGQKAGFLCHQYDVARHDEFLSWLGEIV; from the coding sequence ATGGATTTTCTATTTGATATTGGCAACGTCATCATCGGCGTTGATTTCCAGCCCGCCCTCTCGAAGCTCATTCCCGCCGAGGTCAGCGACCCGGAATCCCGCTTCAACGCCCTGATCGAGCGCAAAGACGACTTCGAAGCCGGAAGGATCGAGCCGGACGAATACTTCACCTGGGCCGCGGAAAAACTCGGGTTCCAAGGGACACAGGAAGCCTTCCTCAGTGCCTGGCTCGATATCTTTGAGCCGAACACCATCATGTGGTCGACCATCGAGAAACTGCACGCCGACGGTCACCGCTTGATTTTATTTTCCAACATCAACAACCCTCACAAAGACCACCTCATCCAGAATCACCCGATTTTCGAGAAGTTCGAGGGTGGTGTCTTTTCCTATCAGACCGGTCATATCAAACCCGAACCGGAAATCTATCAGCTCACCATCGATCAATGGCAGTTGGTGCCGGAACAGACGGCCTACATTGATGATCTCCCCGCCAACATCGCCGCCGGGCAAAAGGCTGGGTTCCTCTGCCACCAATACGATGTAGCCCGCCACGATGAGTTCCTCAGCTGGCTGGGAGAGATCGTGTGA
- a CDS encoding PEP-CTERM sorting domain-containing protein — protein MSHTTLSIASSLLIISTVSLPAALSLETYSSASHHRFTNDAAFIGATQDWSGVGIENGGSYRWATMISSTYFISAEHAAPTVGNDIVFHTDNNPAGSTVTREVLSITQVGSTDLVIGKLSSAPGPTVAIYAISATPTTSLTFGSSVYSDREAYVVGRDAGASTTSFRVGRNELDGFGSFSDFPTVGDAITFDDDAFSPESLGADEAYLIGGDSGAPLFTTVGSDLVLTGVNWFNNPASGGDPRYSGATFVPNYITEINALLAVDGESLTLVTVPEPSSLGLLSLAGFALITRRKLR, from the coding sequence ATGTCACACACCACACTCTCGATCGCCTCCAGCCTGCTCATCATTTCCACGGTTTCCCTGCCCGCGGCGCTCAGTTTGGAGACCTATTCATCGGCCTCCCACCACCGCTTCACCAACGACGCAGCATTCATCGGTGCGACTCAGGATTGGTCTGGCGTCGGTATCGAGAACGGTGGCAGCTACCGATGGGCAACGATGATTTCATCAACTTATTTCATCTCCGCCGAACACGCAGCGCCCACTGTAGGAAACGATATCGTTTTCCACACCGATAACAATCCAGCTGGAAGCACGGTCACCCGCGAAGTCCTCAGCATCACCCAGGTCGGCAGCACAGATCTCGTCATTGGCAAATTGAGCTCAGCACCGGGGCCGACTGTCGCCATCTACGCCATTTCCGCGACACCGACGACTTCGTTAACCTTCGGCTCATCGGTCTACTCAGACCGCGAGGCCTACGTCGTTGGCCGTGATGCAGGAGCCAGCACCACTTCGTTTCGGGTGGGACGCAATGAACTGGACGGCTTCGGTTCCTTCAGCGACTTCCCAACTGTGGGCGATGCCATCACCTTTGACGACGACGCCTTTTCGCCCGAAAGCCTAGGGGCCGACGAAGCTTATCTGATCGGAGGTGACTCAGGAGCTCCGCTATTCACCACGGTTGGTTCCGATCTCGTGCTTACTGGTGTGAATTGGTTCAACAATCCGGCCTCTGGTGGCGACCCTCGTTATTCCGGAGCCACCTTCGTGCCCAATTACATCACGGAAATCAACGCCCTGCTGGCCGTCGATGGTGAGTCGCTCACCTTGGTCACCGTGCCTGAGCCCTCGTCGCTCGGGCTCTTATCGCTCGCAGGCTTCGCTTTAATCACGCGTCGCAAATTGCGCTAG